One window of Nocardia nova SH22a genomic DNA carries:
- a CDS encoding rhomboid family intramembrane serine protease has protein sequence MAEQMGASFDPDRIAALRAQLDKSAQAPAGSNVPPRLVPPAAPPATEPGRTAALKLLWQRAIAITLCFVALLYAIEGVDTVTSHDLDQAGVKPRTAAGLDGILFAPVLHASWTHLLGNTLPVIVLGLLTLLTGIGRGLAATAIVWVVGGVGTWLTGGANSVHIGASVLVFGWLTYLISRGLFTRNLWQIGLGVVVGLLYGSILWGVLPGQPGISWQGHLFGALGGLLAGWVLSSNERRHRRGESAGRLATSG, from the coding sequence GTGGCCGAGCAGATGGGCGCATCCTTCGATCCCGATCGGATCGCCGCGTTGCGCGCTCAGCTGGACAAGTCCGCCCAGGCGCCGGCGGGTTCGAACGTGCCGCCCCGGCTCGTGCCGCCCGCCGCACCGCCCGCCACCGAGCCCGGCCGCACGGCCGCGCTGAAGCTGTTGTGGCAGCGCGCGATTGCGATCACCCTCTGCTTCGTCGCACTGCTCTACGCGATCGAGGGCGTGGACACGGTCACCTCGCACGATCTGGACCAGGCGGGGGTGAAGCCGCGCACCGCCGCCGGACTGGACGGCATCCTGTTCGCCCCGGTCCTGCACGCCAGCTGGACGCATCTGCTCGGCAACACGCTGCCGGTGATCGTGCTGGGGTTGCTGACCCTGCTCACCGGAATCGGGCGCGGACTCGCCGCGACCGCGATCGTCTGGGTGGTGGGCGGAGTCGGCACCTGGCTCACCGGTGGCGCCAACTCGGTGCACATCGGCGCATCGGTTCTGGTGTTCGGGTGGCTGACCTATCTCATCTCGCGCGGCCTGTTCACGCGCAACCTCTGGCAGATCGGGCTGGGCGTGGTCGTCGGCCTGCTCTACGGCTCCATTCTGTGGGGTGTCCTGCCCGGACAGCCCGGAATCTCTTGGCAAGGCCATCTTTTCGGGGCGTTGGGTGGATTGCTGGCCGGCTGGGTACTCTCCTCGAATGAACGTCGTCATCGTCGCGGGGAGAGTGCCGGCCGCCTCGCAACTTCGGGGTGA
- the rph gene encoding ribonuclease PH has product MSRRADGRADDELREVRITRGFTTHPAGSVLVEFGQTRVMCTASVTEGVPPWRRDSGLGWLTAEYAMLPAATHTRSGRESVKGKVGGRTQEISRLVGRSLRACIDLSAIGENTIALDCDVLQADGGTRTAAITGAYVALADAVTYLAAAGRLADPQPISCMIAAVSVGVVDGRVRLDLPYEEDSRAEVDMNVVATDTGTLVEIQGTGEGATFPRSTLDKLLDSALAGCEQLFEVQKQALALPYPGQLPEPSEKKK; this is encoded by the coding sequence GTGTCTAGACGAGCCGATGGCAGAGCGGACGACGAACTCCGCGAGGTAAGGATCACCCGGGGATTCACCACGCATCCGGCGGGTTCGGTACTGGTCGAATTCGGTCAGACGCGGGTCATGTGCACCGCGAGCGTGACCGAGGGCGTGCCCCCGTGGCGGCGCGATTCCGGATTGGGCTGGCTCACAGCCGAATACGCGATGCTACCGGCGGCCACCCACACCCGCAGCGGGCGGGAATCGGTGAAGGGCAAGGTCGGCGGGCGCACCCAGGAGATCAGCCGGTTGGTCGGCCGGTCGCTGCGCGCGTGCATCGACCTGTCGGCGATCGGTGAGAACACCATCGCCCTCGACTGCGATGTGCTGCAGGCCGACGGCGGCACCCGCACCGCCGCCATCACCGGCGCGTACGTGGCGCTGGCCGACGCCGTCACCTATCTGGCCGCGGCCGGTCGCCTGGCCGACCCGCAGCCGATCTCGTGCATGATCGCCGCGGTGAGCGTCGGTGTGGTCGACGGCCGGGTGCGCCTGGATCTGCCCTACGAGGAAGACTCGCGCGCCGAGGTCGATATGAACGTGGTCGCCACCGACACCGGCACCCTGGTCGAGATCCAGGGCACCGGCGAGGGCGCCACCTTCCCGCGCTCGACGCTGGACAAACTGCTGGACTCCGCGCTGGCGGGCTGTGAGCAGCTGTTCGAGGTGCAGAAGCAGGCGCTGGCTCTGCCGTATCCGGGACAACTGCCCGAACCGAGCGAGAAGAAGAAGTAG
- a CDS encoding MDR family MFS transporter has translation MSGVAAVAESPAPVSHTRANVVFITVVLGMLMAALDQTIVSTALPTIVADLGGAGHMAWVVTAYLLAEAVATALAGKFGDLFGRKLVFQISGVVFIVGSMVAGLANGMAVLIVARGIQGVGAGGLMVTAMALIADVIPLRDRGKYQGALGAVFGITTVVGPTLGGLFTDHASWRWCFYVNVPIAIVMIVIAARAIPSIRAAVRPVIDYAGIALVAIGVSCLILALEWGGQEYPWGSATIIGLFAAAVVLIAGFVFVELRAAEPMLPMHLFRSNVFTVCSILSFIVGFAMLGALTYLPAYLQYVTGVSATASGLRTLPMVVGLFTTSIISGQVVGRTGQYKYFPVAGTAVMAVGLYLMSTMGRTTGFWLQSLYMLILGLGIGLAMQVLTIVVQNTVPYHDLGTATSGVTFFRTLGSTFGTAIFGTLYSNQLEPNLREAFAQVPGVPPAVAQSPQLLHKLPHEQAVPIIDAYADTIDYVFRWVVPVAVVGFLVAWLLKQVPLRDSVRAEAADVGGGFSVPDSSDRAVRLEHSLASVMRRLREDELPDPRILAAADSPLGRDQAWAIGQVKMLQRARGSADLAAVARAHWMPPEVLEPVYDKAVRSGYIEFTGERMSLTASGQDEYDRILAAWRQWLCRYLDDWDCADPDDRALFDQALDSIAAKLLDEVDRPEALRLPV, from the coding sequence ATGTCCGGTGTTGCCGCAGTCGCCGAATCGCCCGCACCCGTCAGTCATACCCGAGCCAATGTCGTCTTCATCACCGTCGTGCTGGGGATGTTGATGGCGGCACTGGATCAGACCATCGTCTCCACCGCCCTGCCCACGATCGTCGCCGATCTCGGCGGCGCCGGACATATGGCCTGGGTGGTGACGGCCTATCTGCTGGCCGAGGCGGTCGCGACGGCGCTGGCCGGTAAGTTCGGCGATCTGTTCGGCCGCAAACTGGTCTTCCAGATCAGCGGCGTCGTTTTCATCGTCGGTTCAATGGTCGCCGGACTCGCGAACGGGATGGCGGTGCTGATCGTCGCGCGCGGCATCCAGGGCGTGGGCGCGGGCGGTCTGATGGTCACCGCGATGGCCCTGATCGCCGATGTCATCCCGCTGCGCGACCGCGGAAAGTATCAGGGCGCACTGGGTGCGGTCTTCGGTATCACCACGGTGGTCGGGCCGACCCTGGGCGGGCTGTTCACCGATCACGCCAGCTGGCGCTGGTGCTTCTATGTGAACGTTCCCATCGCGATCGTGATGATCGTGATTGCCGCACGGGCGATTCCGTCGATCCGCGCGGCGGTGCGGCCGGTGATCGACTACGCCGGAATCGCGTTGGTCGCCATCGGCGTCAGCTGCCTGATCCTGGCACTGGAGTGGGGCGGTCAGGAGTATCCGTGGGGATCGGCCACCATCATCGGCCTGTTCGCCGCGGCGGTGGTGCTGATCGCGGGCTTCGTATTCGTCGAGCTGCGCGCCGCCGAGCCGATGCTGCCGATGCATCTGTTCCGCAGCAATGTGTTCACGGTCTGCTCCATCCTGAGCTTCATCGTCGGCTTCGCGATGCTCGGCGCGCTGACCTATCTCCCGGCCTATCTGCAATACGTCACCGGCGTCTCGGCCACCGCGTCCGGACTGCGGACACTGCCGATGGTGGTCGGCCTGTTCACCACCTCGATCATCTCCGGACAGGTGGTCGGCCGGACCGGACAGTACAAGTACTTCCCGGTCGCGGGCACCGCGGTGATGGCCGTCGGCCTCTATCTGATGTCGACGATGGGCCGGACCACCGGTTTCTGGTTGCAATCGCTGTACATGCTGATCCTCGGGCTGGGGATCGGCCTGGCGATGCAGGTGCTCACGATCGTCGTGCAGAACACGGTGCCGTACCACGATCTGGGGACCGCGACCTCCGGGGTGACCTTCTTCCGGACGCTGGGGTCGACCTTCGGCACCGCGATCTTCGGCACGCTCTACAGCAATCAGCTGGAACCGAATCTGCGCGAGGCCTTCGCGCAGGTGCCGGGTGTCCCGCCCGCGGTGGCGCAGAGTCCGCAACTGCTGCACAAACTTCCGCACGAACAGGCCGTCCCGATCATCGACGCCTACGCTGACACCATCGACTACGTCTTCCGCTGGGTGGTCCCGGTCGCGGTGGTGGGATTCCTCGTGGCCTGGTTGCTCAAACAGGTGCCGCTGCGCGACAGCGTGCGCGCGGAGGCGGCGGATGTGGGCGGCGGGTTCTCCGTGCCGGATTCGTCGGATCGCGCTGTGCGGCTGGAACATTCGCTGGCCAGTGTGATGCGGCGGCTGCGCGAGGACGAACTTCCCGATCCGCGGATCCTGGCCGCCGCGGACAGTCCGCTGGGCCGGGATCAGGCGTGGGCGATCGGGCAGGTGAAGATGCTGCAGCGCGCCCGGGGCTCGGCCGACCTCGCCGCGGTGGCGCGAGCGCACTGGATGCCGCCGGAGGTGCTGGAACCGGTGTACGACAAGGCGGTTCGGTCCGGCTATATCGAATTCACCGGCGAGCGCATGTCGTTGACGGCCAGTGGCCAGGACGAATACGACCGGATTCTGGCCGCCTGGCGGCAATGGTTGTGTCGCTATCTGGACGACTGGGACTGCGCCGATCCCGACGACCGCGCCCTGTTCGATCAGGCCCTGGACAGTATCGCGGCGAAACTGCTGGACGAGGTCGACCGGCCGGAGGCGCTGCGGCTGCCGGTGTGA
- a CDS encoding FAD-dependent oxidoreductase yields the protein MSAVTSALVIGGGIAGPVAATALHKAGIEATVYEAYPGPAHNIGSALGFAPNGPAALDIIGVGDAVRALAAPVTRSVMSLGRKTIEMPAGPQPLYTIDRSDLHRVLHDHAVAAGVGIEYSKRLVGVDEHPGGVTARFADGSTATADILIGADGIKSRVRALIDPQAPGPDYTGMLGFGAYTECPVDIPAQTMVFAYGRHAYYLYWSMPDGRIAWGANLPHKQYLSLTEAREVPAERWLRTLAEVYGEDSPGAELVRNTPPQDLVTTGGLHIMPPVPHWYRDRMVLVGDAVHAPSNSTGQGASLAIESAIQIARCLRDFDDPATAFAAYERIRRPRVEKITARGAKINQSKTVGPVMRRLMPVMMPLATKAFKIDEVLAREQGYTIDWDAPVDERAEPAAV from the coding sequence ATGTCCGCAGTCACGTCCGCACTCGTCATCGGCGGCGGTATCGCCGGGCCGGTCGCCGCCACCGCACTGCACAAGGCCGGTATCGAGGCCACCGTGTACGAGGCCTATCCCGGTCCCGCCCACAACATCGGCAGCGCGCTCGGTTTCGCGCCGAACGGCCCGGCGGCACTCGACATCATCGGCGTCGGCGACGCGGTCCGCGCGCTCGCGGCGCCCGTGACCCGCAGCGTGATGTCGCTGGGGCGCAAGACGATCGAGATGCCCGCCGGGCCGCAACCGCTCTACACGATCGACCGCAGCGACCTGCACCGGGTGCTGCACGATCATGCCGTGGCCGCCGGGGTCGGAATCGAATACTCCAAGCGTCTGGTCGGTGTCGACGAGCACCCCGGCGGCGTCACCGCCCGATTCGCCGATGGTTCCACCGCCACCGCCGATATCCTCATCGGCGCCGACGGCATCAAGTCCCGGGTACGCGCCCTGATCGATCCCCAGGCGCCCGGCCCGGACTACACCGGCATGCTCGGGTTCGGCGCCTACACCGAATGCCCGGTCGACATCCCGGCACAGACGATGGTGTTCGCCTACGGCCGTCACGCCTACTACCTGTACTGGTCGATGCCCGACGGCCGGATCGCCTGGGGCGCGAATCTTCCGCACAAGCAATATCTTTCGCTGACCGAGGCGCGCGAGGTACCGGCCGAGCGATGGTTGCGCACGCTGGCCGAGGTCTACGGCGAGGACAGCCCCGGCGCCGAACTCGTGCGCAACACCCCGCCGCAGGACCTGGTCACCACCGGCGGCCTGCACATCATGCCGCCGGTGCCGCACTGGTACCGCGACCGCATGGTGCTGGTCGGCGATGCCGTGCACGCACCGTCCAACAGCACCGGGCAGGGCGCGTCGCTGGCCATCGAGAGCGCCATCCAGATCGCCCGCTGCCTGCGCGACTTCGATGATCCGGCAACGGCTTTCGCCGCCTACGAACGGATTCGGCGGCCTCGGGTGGAGAAGATCACCGCGCGCGGGGCCAAGATCAACCAGTCCAAGACCGTCGGCCCGGTGATGCGTCGGCTCATGCCGGTGATGATGCCGCTGGCGACCAAGGCGTTCAAGATCGACGAGGTACTGGCCCGCGAGCAGGGCTACACCATCGACTGGGACGCGCCGGTCGACGAGCGCGCGGAACCTGCCGCGGTCTGA
- a CDS encoding cyclic nucleotide-degrading phosphodiesterase, with amino-acid sequence MRLTVLGCSGSVSGPDSPASGYLLTGPDMTPTVIDFGPGVLGALQRYLDPGEVDIFLTHLHADHCLDMPGLLVWRRYHPNPPSGKAIVRGPSDSALRIGNASAEIGGECDDWSDVIDLRPWEEGGETTFGPGHTVLARRMYHPPESYGLRITTNSGKVLVYTGDTALCDAVFELAQGADILLSEASWTHDPANRPPGIHLSGTEAGMIAARAGVGELLLTHIPPWTSREDVIAEAKEQFSGPVHAVSPGEVVEI; translated from the coding sequence ATGCGCCTCACCGTCCTCGGGTGTTCGGGCAGTGTGTCCGGCCCGGATTCCCCTGCGTCGGGCTATCTCCTGACCGGTCCGGATATGACTCCCACCGTGATCGACTTCGGCCCGGGTGTGCTGGGCGCGCTGCAGCGCTACCTGGATCCCGGTGAGGTCGACATCTTCCTCACCCATCTGCACGCCGACCACTGCCTCGACATGCCGGGGCTCCTGGTGTGGCGGCGGTATCACCCGAATCCGCCGAGCGGGAAGGCGATCGTGCGCGGCCCGTCGGATTCGGCGCTGCGGATCGGCAATGCCTCCGCCGAGATCGGCGGAGAATGCGACGACTGGTCGGACGTGATCGATCTGCGGCCCTGGGAAGAGGGCGGCGAAACCACCTTCGGCCCGGGACACACCGTCCTGGCCCGGCGGATGTATCACCCGCCGGAGTCCTACGGCCTGCGCATCACCACCAACTCCGGCAAGGTCCTGGTCTACACCGGCGATACGGCGTTGTGCGATGCGGTGTTCGAACTGGCGCAGGGCGCCGACATCCTGCTGTCGGAGGCGTCCTGGACCCACGATCCGGCCAATCGCCCGCCCGGAATTCATCTTTCGGGCACCGAGGCCGGAATGATCGCCGCGCGTGCGGGTGTCGGCGAACTGCTGCTGACCCACATTCCGCCGTGGACCTCCCGCGAGGATGTCATCGCCGAGGCGAAGGAACAGTTCAGCGGGCCCGTGCACGCGGTATCGCCCGGTGAGGTCGTCGAAATCTGA
- a CDS encoding oxidoreductase produces the protein MAWNPGDIPAQHGRTFVITGANGGIGKQTTRVLAAKGATVIMACRNTTTAQQVADGIDGDVRVSGLDLADLASVREFADRTGEFDVLINNAGLMNIPFSRTKDGFETQWGVNHLGHFALTGLLLDRVGDRVVTLSSIAHRQTPKLWIDDLNYEHRRYQRNLAYAQAKLSNLMFARELQRRLSETGSAKRSYAVHPGVSATDLFTRTETPIDKVAKPFIALVGHSPRKAAESSLFAATEPDADPNTYWGPTWLFGSRGPVRPSPSTGLSKNKDLQRRLWEESERLTGVTYKF, from the coding sequence ATGGCGTGGAATCCCGGCGATATTCCGGCGCAGCACGGACGCACATTCGTGATCACCGGAGCCAACGGCGGAATCGGCAAGCAGACCACCCGGGTCCTGGCCGCCAAGGGCGCCACGGTGATCATGGCCTGCCGCAACACCACGACCGCGCAGCAGGTCGCCGACGGCATCGACGGAGATGTCCGGGTATCGGGCCTGGATCTGGCCGATCTCGCCTCCGTGCGCGAATTCGCCGACCGCACCGGGGAATTCGATGTCCTGATCAACAATGCCGGGCTGATGAACATCCCGTTCTCGCGCACGAAGGACGGATTCGAGACGCAGTGGGGTGTGAACCACCTCGGACACTTCGCGCTCACCGGACTGCTGCTCGACCGCGTCGGCGATCGGGTGGTGACGCTGTCGAGCATCGCGCACCGGCAGACCCCGAAGCTGTGGATCGACGATCTCAACTACGAGCACCGCCGCTACCAGCGCAACCTGGCCTATGCCCAGGCCAAGCTGTCGAACCTGATGTTCGCGCGGGAGTTGCAGCGCCGCCTGAGCGAAACCGGATCGGCCAAGCGGTCCTACGCCGTGCACCCGGGGGTCTCGGCGACCGATCTGTTCACCCGCACCGAGACGCCGATCGACAAGGTGGCCAAGCCGTTCATCGCGCTGGTCGGACACTCCCCGCGCAAGGCCGCCGAGTCCAGCCTGTTCGCGGCGACCGAACCGGACGCCGATCCGAACACCTACTGGGGTCCCACGTGGCTGTTCGGTTCGCGGGGTCCGGTGCGGCCGTCCCCGTCGACCGGGCTGTCGAAGAACAAGGATCTGCAGCGCCGACTGTGGGAGGAATCGGAACGGCTCACCGGGGTGACCTACAAGTTCTGA
- a CDS encoding NAD-dependent epimerase/dehydratase family protein, which yields MRIFVAGATGVLGAGLTPLLISAGFEVAGMTRSSEKAATLREFGAEPVVCDVYDAAALERAVRDYAPDLVMHQLTDLPDDAADLAAGRAANARMRREGTANLIAAAQAAGVKRFLAQSVAWDMSGEGQAAKEYLEESVLGIGGVVLRYGQFYGPGTYYPEPSAKPDPPRIHIAEATARTVVALDLTSGVYAVTEDGRMDFEPVQ from the coding sequence GTGCGGATCTTTGTGGCGGGCGCGACCGGAGTACTCGGCGCCGGACTGACACCCTTGCTGATCTCGGCCGGATTCGAGGTGGCGGGGATGACCCGGTCGTCCGAGAAGGCCGCGACGCTGCGGGAATTCGGCGCCGAACCGGTCGTCTGCGATGTGTACGACGCGGCGGCACTCGAGCGGGCGGTGCGGGACTACGCACCCGATCTGGTCATGCACCAGCTGACCGATCTGCCCGACGACGCCGCGGATCTGGCCGCCGGACGCGCCGCCAATGCCCGGATGCGCCGGGAGGGCACCGCGAATCTGATCGCCGCCGCGCAGGCCGCGGGCGTGAAACGCTTTCTGGCGCAGAGTGTTGCGTGGGACATGTCGGGGGAGGGCCAGGCGGCCAAGGAATATCTCGAGGAGTCGGTGCTCGGCATCGGCGGAGTCGTCCTGCGCTACGGGCAGTTCTACGGTCCCGGCACCTACTATCCGGAACCGTCGGCCAAGCCCGATCCGCCGCGAATCCACATCGCGGAGGCCACCGCGCGCACCGTCGTCGCACTGGATCTGACATCGGGTGTCTACGCGGTCACCGAGGACGGGCGAATGGATTTCGAACCCGTGCAATGA
- a CDS encoding PadR family transcriptional regulator encodes MAAKRKVGNLLALAVLAALIERPMHRYELAAVLRERGKDRDMDIKWGSLYTVVQNLEKHGFVEVIGSERDGARPERTIYRLTDAGLAEAEDWTRELISTPEPEHHRFVAGLSVVAMLPPDEVITLLETRIEQLHREIEARRHEIDEQAALIPRLFMIEAEFGVAMLAAEAEWVAALRDELASGTFPDVDFWRRTHTENIPPGEIAAMVEGGTFRQSTSD; translated from the coding sequence GTGGCCGCGAAGCGCAAAGTCGGAAATCTGCTGGCCCTCGCGGTGCTGGCGGCCCTGATCGAGCGTCCGATGCACCGCTACGAACTCGCCGCCGTCCTGCGCGAGCGCGGTAAGGACCGCGATATGGACATCAAGTGGGGCTCGCTCTACACCGTGGTGCAGAACTTGGAGAAGCACGGATTCGTCGAGGTCATCGGCAGTGAGCGCGACGGCGCCCGGCCCGAGCGCACCATCTACCGGCTCACCGACGCCGGGCTCGCCGAAGCCGAGGACTGGACCCGCGAGCTGATCTCCACCCCGGAGCCCGAACACCACCGGTTCGTCGCCGGTCTGTCCGTCGTGGCCATGCTGCCGCCGGACGAGGTGATCACCCTGCTCGAGACCCGGATCGAACAACTGCACCGCGAGATCGAGGCCCGGCGCCACGAGATAGACGAGCAGGCCGCGCTCATCCCCCGGCTGTTCATGATCGAGGCCGAATTCGGCGTCGCGATGCTGGCGGCCGAGGCCGAATGGGTCGCCGCGCTGCGCGACGAGCTGGCCTCGGGCACCTTCCCCGACGTCGATTTCTGGCGCCGGACGCACACCGAGAACATCCCGCCCGGCGAGATCGCCGCCATGGTGGAAGGAGGCACGTTCAGGCAGTCGACCTCCGACTGA
- a CDS encoding DUF3817 domain-containing protein, with protein sequence MSEQPTTPAATTTPAPAPARPARDTGRIRSALTRYRVLAYITGVWLLLLCAEMVYKYLLIDDSSKAPHWLFYVGQIHGIFYMLYLVFTIDLGIKTRWKPLTLVITALAGTIPFLSFVCEHYRTRQVRAEFLNSPAAPSI encoded by the coding sequence TTGAGCGAGCAGCCCACCACCCCGGCCGCCACCACCACACCGGCCCCCGCGCCCGCGCGCCCCGCACGCGACACCGGCCGCATCCGCTCGGCCCTGACCCGCTACCGGGTACTCGCCTACATCACCGGTGTCTGGCTGCTGCTGCTGTGCGCGGAGATGGTGTACAAATACCTGCTCATCGACGACAGCAGCAAGGCGCCGCACTGGCTGTTCTACGTCGGCCAGATCCACGGCATCTTCTACATGCTGTACCTGGTCTTCACCATCGACCTCGGCATCAAGACCCGCTGGAAGCCGCTGACCCTGGTGATCACCGCCCTCGCGGGCACCATCCCGTTCCTGTCCTTCGTGTGCGAGCACTACCGCACCCGCCAGGTGCGCGCGGAGTTCTTGAACTCCCCCGCCGCTCCGAGTATCTAG
- a CDS encoding PLP-dependent cysteine synthase family protein, with amino-acid sequence MARYESLIETLGDTPLVGLRTLSPQWDGDNHVRLWAKLEDRNPTGSIKDRPALRMIEEAEAVGRLRPGCTILEPTSGNTGISLAMAAKLKGYRLVCVMPENTSVERRQLLTMFGAEIIDSPAAGGSNQAVARAKEIAAEHPDWVMLYQYGNPANAEAHYRGTGPEILADLPEITHFVAGLGTTGTLMGTGRYLREHVADIQIVAAEPRYGELVYGLRNIDEGFIPELYDETVLTSRFSVGPYDAVRRTRELVLEEGIFAGISTGAILHAALGVGAKALRAGTRADIAFVVADGGWKYLSTGAYDGTLEEAEERLEGQLWA; translated from the coding sequence GTGGCACGTTACGAATCGCTGATCGAGACCCTCGGCGACACCCCGCTGGTGGGGCTGCGGACGCTGTCGCCGCAATGGGACGGCGACAACCATGTGCGGTTGTGGGCCAAACTCGAGGACCGCAATCCGACCGGGTCGATCAAGGACCGCCCGGCGCTGCGCATGATCGAGGAGGCCGAGGCGGTCGGCCGGTTGCGGCCCGGCTGCACGATTCTGGAGCCGACCAGCGGTAATACCGGAATCTCGCTGGCCATGGCGGCCAAACTCAAGGGCTATCGCCTGGTCTGTGTGATGCCGGAGAACACCTCGGTCGAGCGGCGTCAGCTGCTGACCATGTTCGGCGCCGAGATCATCGACTCCCCGGCCGCGGGCGGATCGAATCAGGCCGTGGCGCGGGCGAAGGAGATCGCCGCCGAACATCCGGACTGGGTGATGCTGTACCAGTACGGCAATCCCGCCAACGCCGAGGCGCACTATCGGGGGACCGGTCCGGAGATCCTGGCCGATCTGCCCGAGATCACCCATTTCGTCGCGGGTCTGGGAACCACCGGAACGCTGATGGGAACCGGCCGTTACCTGCGCGAACACGTCGCCGACATCCAGATCGTGGCCGCCGAGCCTCGCTACGGCGAACTGGTTTACGGCCTGCGCAACATCGACGAGGGATTCATTCCCGAGCTGTACGACGAAACCGTGCTGACCTCGCGATTCTCCGTCGGTCCCTACGACGCCGTGCGCCGCACCCGGGAGCTGGTGCTCGAGGAGGGCATCTTCGCGGGCATCTCCACCGGCGCGATCCTGCATGCCGCGCTCGGCGTGGGCGCCAAGGCGCTGCGGGCGGGAACCCGGGCCGATATCGCCTTCGTGGTCGCCGACGGCGGCTGGAAATATCTGTCGACCGGCGCCTACGACGGCACGCTGGAGGAGGCCGAGGAGCGGCTCGAGGGCCAGCTCTGGGCGTGA
- a CDS encoding glucitol operon activator, translating into MSAPHRRPALIILVIVAALACLGLGWWQWGRFESSTGTGQNLGYALQWPLFAGFVVFAYFRFVRLERDADGEPAEATTETPAADAPARRKTKPVAPREIPAGILPERPTAARDDDPVLAEYNKYLADLHAQDVRERMHAAGLDGTDTERRAG; encoded by the coding sequence GTGTCCGCACCCCATCGCCGCCCGGCTCTGATCATCTTGGTGATCGTGGCCGCGCTGGCGTGCCTGGGGCTGGGCTGGTGGCAGTGGGGACGCTTCGAATCCTCGACCGGAACCGGGCAGAACCTCGGCTATGCCCTGCAGTGGCCGCTGTTCGCAGGATTCGTGGTGTTCGCGTATTTCCGTTTCGTCCGGCTGGAACGCGATGCCGACGGCGAACCCGCCGAGGCGACCACCGAGACGCCTGCCGCGGACGCGCCCGCTCGGCGCAAGACCAAACCCGTTGCGCCGCGCGAGATTCCGGCGGGCATCCTGCCCGAACGGCCGACCGCCGCCCGCGACGACGATCCGGTCCTGGCCGAATACAACAAATACCTTGCCGATCTGCACGCACAGGATGTGCGCGAGCGGATGCACGCCGCCGGACTCGACGGCACCGACACCGAGAGGAGAGCCGGTTGA
- a CDS encoding non-canonical purine NTP pyrophosphatase translates to MARRVLVASRNAKKLGELRRILTEAGVEGLEVIGLDEVPPFPEAPETAATFEGNALAKARDGAAATGLACVADDSGIAVDALNGMPGVLSARWSGRHGDDTANNELLLAQLGDVPDARRGARFVSACALVADGREVVMVGEWPGVIARKPVGEGGFGYDPLFVPDGGTVSAAQLSPAEKDAASHRGRALRALLPALAELAES, encoded by the coding sequence GTGGCGCGCCGGGTACTGGTGGCCAGCCGCAACGCCAAGAAACTCGGCGAACTACGCCGTATCCTCACCGAGGCCGGTGTGGAGGGTCTGGAGGTCATCGGCCTGGACGAGGTTCCGCCGTTCCCCGAGGCCCCCGAAACCGCCGCGACCTTCGAGGGCAACGCCCTGGCCAAGGCCCGCGACGGCGCGGCGGCCACCGGATTGGCCTGTGTCGCAGACGATTCCGGAATAGCCGTCGACGCACTCAACGGTATGCCCGGCGTCCTGTCGGCCCGCTGGTCCGGTCGCCACGGCGACGACACCGCCAACAACGAACTGTTGCTGGCCCAGTTGGGGGACGTTCCCGACGCACGCCGCGGCGCCCGCTTCGTCTCGGCCTGCGCCCTGGTCGCCGACGGCCGCGAGGTCGTGATGGTCGGGGAGTGGCCCGGCGTGATCGCACGAAAGCCGGTGGGCGAGGGCGGTTTCGGCTACGACCCGCTGTTCGTACCGGACGGTGGCACGGTCTCGGCGGCCCAGCTGTCCCCGGCCGAGAAGGATGCCGCCTCCCACCGCGGACGGGCCCTGCGCGCTTTGCTCCCCGCCTTGGCTGAGCTCGCCGAGTCCTGA